Within Enoplosus armatus isolate fEnoArm2 chromosome 1, fEnoArm2.hap1, whole genome shotgun sequence, the genomic segment GCGTGTGTGTCAGCATTCCTGCTGTGAAGGACTGAAGTCTCTTTAGTAAGACATGGAGGACAAAATGCAGAGAAGTGTGGCTGCCGTGTCGATGATGAGCAGTGAACACTGAGGTCTTGTCTGATGCCCTCTTGTCTCTGTCAGCTCTGGGACCTGACTCAGGGGAAGACCATCACAGAGTTCAAATCTCACACTGCAGCCGTCAACATCGTCCAGTTTCACCCCAACGAGTATCTGCTGGCATCAGGAAGCTCCGACAGGTACGACACCTCAACCTGATCTCTGTTTCAGACGCCACCGGGCTAACTTTCACCAAACTGAACCGGAACCTGAGTGTTTTCTCCGTCTCTGGTCCCTGCTGGATGTCGGCAGTGAGTCAGTTTGTgttctctgctgtctgcaggaCCGTCAAGCTGTGGGATCTGGAGAAGTTCACGATGATCGGCTCGATGGAGGGAGACACGACTCCAGTCAGGTGAGTTTTCTCAGGGTGTAGCAGGTGGGACAACATGTTGCTGGACTGTGACCCCTggcccctgacctctgacccctggcCCCTGACTCCTGtgggttcaggtgtgtgtttttcagcccGGACGGCGGCTGTCTGTTCAGCGGGGCCACAGACTCTCTGCGGGTCTTTGGCTGGGAACCCGACCGCTGCTTTGACGTGGTGCCGGTGGGCTGGGGAAAAGTCTCTGACCTGGCAGTCTGCAACCAACAGCTGGTGCGTAGCTCCACCTGCAGGAGAAAACAGCTGTCGATTCTAACAGCAGTCCAAACTCCAGGTATCATCTCGAATCTTTCTGCTCCTTCTGTCAGATCGGTGTGTCCCACCAGCTCTCCAGTGTGTCCTCCTACGTAGTGGATCTGAAGAGGGTGAAGAAGAGCGGCGGCTCTGTGATCAAGGGAATCATCCAGGACAACCAGCCGCTCACAGAGCCGAAGGATCCTAAAGGAGCCGCTCTGCGCAGGAACTACGAGAGACCCacaaccacctgcagctcacaGAGGTACGACAGACGCCTGCTGtacatattttaattaataattaaaaagctCAAATACTGATGTGTCCCGTTATAATCGTCCAGTTCATTAAAAAACTGAACATGCTTTGgttttaaactgtaaaacatttgaagatgtcaatCATAACACCAACTTACAGTTTGATACCAGTTTCAAAAAGGCTCAAATGATACCGATTTCACCGATGTCGTAGTCACATGTCATGATGTCACGtgtcatgatgtcatcagggtgaGGCAGAGGTCAGACGCTGATAGGCGGAGCCCCGAAGGCGAGAGGCGGAGCCCCAGTGAGGACGAGGCCGACGAGAAAGTGTCGTCAGCCGAAATCCACAACGCAGAAGACTACAAGGAGATCTTCCAGCCCAAGAACGCCATCTGTAGGTCGACTGCCAGCTGGTCCACCTCTGAAAATGAACAGGGTTCAGATCCAGGCTTTATTTTTAtaccttcagtttgttttcagtggatcagctgctgttgaggtctgaaactgaacatttggacaaagacacaaactaaactcatgttttatgttaatgtgatattttagttttatttctaatattatttctattttttcattttctgttcatcTGAGTTTGAGTTGATCGTTAGTGACTCAGGTCTCCTCTCTTCCAGCTCGCACTCCTCCCAAGATATCAGAGCCTTTCCCAGCTCCTCCAGAGGACGGTGAGTCCATCACAGCCTCAGTCATTAATCATCAGACATTCACTTTTCCTGCAGCTGGTGTGTATTTATattcctcctccatgtccaaCCACATTCACTGGCATACTTTAAAGCAGCAGTCAAATTTTCATATTAACAGGGGATCACATGACTGTTTGTGAAAGGTGTCTCTGAACCATCAGCTGAGTCTTCATGgtgactctcagctcctggtctatctgtcctggttctctctcggctcctggtctatctgtcctggttctctcttggctcctggtctgtctgtcctggttcactctcagctcctggtctatctgtcctggttctctcttggctcctggtctatctgtcctggttcactctcggctcctggtctatctgtcctggttcacagacagcagacagactcagttagagacaagctgctgaacatagtgcagcatttagcagctaaagagccagatgtttccctcaggaggtggaggagaccagaaccagagctaacagagagagaatactggacttcatccatcaggagacacgactccacatggaggaccaCGTTGCTCTGAAGCTGTTGGATGTGgaaacaagcagctgtttgatcTCAGTTAGAAACAGCAGCTCTATACGGAGATGATGTGTTAATGTTgagtttacagcttgttctgcagCCACCACTTTATTGCACTAAAGGATcttaatacttcttccaccactcgCTTGTCTGTCGTTGGTCTTTTCTTCATGGTTTCAAACTGGAGAAATGCGTCACATGGAGGCCGGCTTTAAAGGCTCTGCCGCTTCCATGAAACGATGATGATGGTCACATGATGTGAGTGATGGACACAGTCAAGactgtttgctttttcttcttcttcttagaGACTATACTGGCGATCGGCCGTCAGCTGAAGGACATGATGTGTCCTTTTCCTGACAAGCAGCAGGTCAGTGAAcgcagcagcagtctgtctcttcttctgaTGTGTGGAGCCGGAGAAGGTGCTCCAACTGTAACAATGAGTCATGTGACCAAACGTGCTCTTTATTTATGTTGTAATGTTAACATGAcagattgtatgtgtgtgttaaaggcTCCTCCGCTGGCCTCCTCCACACCTGTCCAGAGGGTGGAGCCTACAGTGGTCTCCTGTTCTAAGCGCCCAGCCCCCTCAGCGGTCGTCCCGGCGTCCTCCAGCCCCCCCGTCTCCTctggccctcctcctcctcagcctcccgTCACCACGGCGAAGTCTAAACCTCAACCTAAAATCATCCTCAGCACCAGGAACGAGCCCATCGGACTGAACGTGGCCGACTTCCTGCCTGTGAGATTTCAGGGTTTTCTGAATATGCAGATATAAGTAAATAAAACGTGATGTAGCTTCAGTAACAAATAAAGAATGAGGTAATTTCTATCTGTTTACTAATGAACACACGTGGACGGGTGTTTATGTGAAACCCAGATCATCACTCACTCTGTCACCAAACTAAAAGTCCCAAACCGATCAGTGAACCGCTTCTGTCttctgacagaaacaaacacttttgtgattcgtgtttgtttgttttggggtgaAACACTGACGCTGTTCGTTCCTCAGTCTTCACCCAACAACCGAGCCGGAGCTCTGAGCGACGAGGAGGCTCTGTCTCAGATCAAGAAGGGTCACGACACCATGTGCGTGATGCTGAGCAGCCGACACAAGAACCTGGAGACGGTCCGAGCCGTGTGGGCCAGAGAGGACATCAAGGTGAGACTCCACGCCGTCCAGCTCTGATACCTGCCGCCGGTTAGTGTCGTCAACGGTGaccacttcctct encodes:
- the katnb1 gene encoding katanin p80 WD40 repeat-containing subunit B1: MAAANTTKISWRLQEFEAHSSSVSCLALGKSSGRLLATGGEDCRVNLWAVSKANCIMSLTGHKNPVECVQFNVSEDQVVTGSQSGSIRVWDMEAAKILRTLMGHKANITSLGFHPFGDFLASSSMDTNIKLWDVRRKGYVFRYTGHTQAVRSVAFSPDGKWLASASDDCTVKLWDLTQGKTITEFKSHTAAVNIVQFHPNEYLLASGSSDRTVKLWDLEKFTMIGSMEGDTTPVRCVFFSPDGGCLFSGATDSLRVFGWEPDRCFDVVPVGWGKVSDLAVCNQQLIGVSHQLSSVSSYVVDLKRVKKSGGSVIKGIIQDNQPLTEPKDPKGAALRRNYERPTTTCSSQRVRQRSDADRRSPEGERRSPSEDEADEKVSSAEIHNAEDYKEIFQPKNAISRTPPKISEPFPAPPEDETILAIGRQLKDMMCPFPDKQQAPPLASSTPVQRVEPTVVSCSKRPAPSAVVPASSSPPVSSGPPPPQPPVTTAKSKPQPKIILSTRNEPIGLNVADFLPSSPNNRAGALSDEEALSQIKKGHDTMCVMLSSRHKNLETVRAVWAREDIKSALDTAVSMNDLSIVVDILNIINLQPSLWKLDLCTTILPQIDKLLQSKYESYMQTGCTSLKLIMKHFWMLISDTLKATPSVGVDITREERHQKCRACCKQLKNLSNMVKNKAAQVGRHGSAFKELQLLMAPLDDSL